One genomic window of Candidatus Kuenenia stuttgartiensis includes the following:
- a CDS encoding PqqD family protein, protein MRIILDNKNKVPCRNENKCFWRKVGGDTVLFSEDGQWLHQLNDVGAEIWNMCNGVFTVREIAEKLCNEYQVDANAACFDVLCFLEDLSVKNLIVYK, encoded by the coding sequence ATGCGCATCATTTTGGACAATAAAAATAAGGTTCCTTGCCGAAACGAAAATAAGTGCTTTTGGAGGAAGGTAGGTGGTGATACTGTCCTTTTTTCTGAGGATGGCCAATGGCTTCATCAACTGAATGATGTAGGGGCTGAAATATGGAATATGTGTAATGGCGTATTTACGGTCAGAGAAATAGCGGAAAAACTATGTAATGAGTATCAGGTGGATGCAAATGCTGCGTGTTTTGATGTGTTATGTTTTCTGGAAGACCTTTCTGTTAAAAACTTAATCGTTTATAAATAA